A region of the Mus caroli chromosome 7, CAROLI_EIJ_v1.1, whole genome shotgun sequence genome:
AGGTTACCCAGCACGTCATAGGACCAAGGCTGGTGCCAGGTGGCCTGCCTGTGACACCCCCACAACTTCTGGTGTGCAGGTATTGCCTGAGGCCACTGGtcctgtgtcttttgtttttatcccTTAAAACGGGGTCCCTCTTTGtagtgttggctgtcctggaactcactacgtagacaagcctggccttgaattcacagagctcctcctgtctctgcttcccaagtgctgggattaaagctgtgtgtgtgtgggggggggtgtcaccacaTCTGGCAAGACTGCCTCATCTAGAGAAGGAAGGTGATATTGGAGCAAACAGCATCACCCTAAGCTCCAGGAAAATGTTTTTGGAGTCTTCTGGGCCTGAGAGACATTTTGGGGAGCAGGAGAGGTTACAATCACTAACAAGAGTTCAAGGTGTTTGACTGGCATTAACTTATTAAAGCCTGATCATCGGTGCCTAGTGTTGAGTTATTTTTCATAACGATATCACCTGCTTTAGTCATATGAACTCTTGCTTAAGACCTGAGGGTGAAGCATCTTAGAGAGGCTGCCAGGAGAATTTGGCTCCTCTGAGACACCCAAGCCATAAGCCATCAGGAAAAGGTTGTGGCAGGAGCTGCCTTCACCACCACCCATATTGCCAtacaagagagaggaaggagggacaggGACAAGAGTGTGACGGTGACAAACATGGCAGAATCTCGGGGTGGGCACTTCACCCAAACATACTCACTGACTGGCACAGAAATGGAGATGGATTTGCACAGGGACCAAAGACATGGACGGACTCTATCACAGAATACAGGGAAGGGGTgctgggggaagagggggagcaTGCCCTGGAGAGAAGACAGATGCcaggcagaaggaaaagcagagctcagagagcagggagacagggagggagggagggagacagggagggagggagacagggagggagggagggagggagggagagagggagggagggagagaaagagagacagagacagagaaagagaagcagggagagagataaagacaAGAGACAGAATTTCCCCCTCTTTATAGACTTCTCCCTTGATGCCCAGAGACTGGAGTTGGAGTCCCTTGGTAGGAACGGGCCATGTCAGGAAAGAATGAAAGGTCAGAGAGGTGACCCAAATGGGCACCCAGACTAGGAAGTGTCCCATCCCACCTCCAGTAAACAACCTGAGTGGGGTCTGAGTCACCCCAGCTGGGATGGCACCTTGAGGGGAACACCCTAATCCGGGGACACCCTTCCTGCCACTTTGCCATGCTATATTTAGGTTGGGGGGATGGGTGCTGAGTGACCCCCCCAAAGGCAAGTGTCAGCTTTCCTCCTAaatatagctcaggggtaggggAACTAGAGTCCCAGAGTGGGGACATGGCAGAGTCAAGGGCCCTGTCACCCAAGGGGCCTGTCTGCTGCAGAGACACCCTGCTTGAGGTCTCTCCAGCATCCTGCCTTTCTGAGGGGGTGTTTTCCTCGCTCTAGGGCCCTGTCTCTATGGGTGggtttttttcaattattttattttattttatatttaatatatacgagtacactgtagctgtctgcagacactccagaagagggcatcagatcctattacagatggctgtgagccaccatgtggttgctgggaattgaactcaggacctctggaagaacagtcagttcaatgctcttaaccgctgagccatctctccagccctctgggtGGGTTTTTATCCCCGTGTCTTATGGTCACGGTTAGCTGTTTCGCTGGGCAGGTCACAGTTCTGAAAGCCCATCATGGTCTCCTCACTCTTAATTACCTTGAAGTGTTCTTATCCACCCCAACCAAGTCTTCCTGGTCCCCGGCCAAGAAATTCCAGGATAGAAGACTATGTGGGGGAGCCCGGACAGTCACTGTCTCCAGGCATTGAGCCTTATCACTGCACAAGCCCAGCTGGCTAATGTCTGGCTGGGAGACCCAGGAAGGGAGACAGGAGCGGAGGGTGGGAACCTGCACTAGACACCATAGCAATTCCCGGGTCTGAAGGGAAGGGCTGGGGTTCTGAATACTGGGTCTAAGGGAGGAGGACTGGGGTCTGGACCCGAGTCTAAAGGAGGAGGGCTGGCGCCTGGACCCCTGGGTCTGAGAGAGGAGGGGCGGGGTGTGGACCCCAGTGTCTGATGGAGGAGGGTTACAGCCTAGACTTCTGGAGCTGAAGTGGTCGAGGCCAAGCTTCCAAGGTGCCGGGCCGCGCGTGCTAGGCGGGATCCGCCGCCCCTCCTCCGCCGTCGGGCGCCGCCCCGCCTCCTCCCAGACCCAGGCCCTCCCAAGCGCAAACGGCGAGCAGCCGGCGAGCAGCGGGCGTCCGAGCTGCCAGCGAGCCGGAGGAGGAGCCGCAGAGGCGCCAGGGGCAGCCGGGGAGCAGAGAAGGGCGCCCCAGGTAAGAGCTCCGCGCCTCCTCTGGCAGACTACACGGTTCGGGTCGCCCGGCCCCCGGGTAGGGAGGGACGGGGGCGGGGCCGACAGGGGCGGGGTTTGgcggaggaaactgaggcaggacgGAAGTCTCCCAGAGGTGGAGCGGGTCCCCTCCACCTAACTCAGGAATAGGGATCCCCAGCCCCATTTTCCTGGATGTGGGAAGCAGGGAATCTCCATTTATGAACACCTTGGAGGAGGGGCCGCAGCCCTAGAACCtgtgggtctgagggaggaggcgTCTGGAGTCCAAGAAACTTAGTTTGCAGGAGGAGGCATCTGGGGAACCAGGTCACCTTCGCTGAGGGAAGATGGTTCAGGGGCCTTGGGCCCCTGGGtctgaggaaggagaggcagcTGTGGACCTGAACAaagtctgagggaggaggcagcGGGCACCCGCACTCCCTGTAATGGTGTGGTAAACTTCTGCCCCTGATCACACTCAACACTTCCCATTCCCCCACCTCGGAGCCTGGCCAGCCAGACACTCCAGGTATGCGCAGTCGGAGTCTTGGGCGGGCCCTGGCCTGTCCTGCGAGGAGCGAACATTCCAGGAAGCAGCCTCAGGGACCCAGAGCGTGGGCCGGCGGGGACCCGGGTGTCCAGGCCAGCCCCACCCCCGCCGCGTTTAGTGGAGGACGGGAGGAGGGGATGTAATCTCTTCCAGTTGCCTCACCTgcccctcctctctgctccccgCCCCCCCATCTGCTTCCCATCCCTCCAAAGCTGTCACCTGCACAGGGAAGGGGGGCCCTCTGGAGGTGGGCGGGGCATCTACTCCAGGGTACCCTAGGCTTTCAAAGACTCTGGAAAGGGTGGCATTTTTTGGGGGAGAGAGGTCGCGCCCTTCCCCCATCTGCCTATGTAACTGGTTTCCTTCCTCCCGCAGGTGGTTGCCCCTCCCTCTCCTGAGATGTCAGGTGGGAGACTACCTGTATCCTACACAGGGGCCCCACACAGCCTGGGGGCCCCCAGTCCCAGAGTGAGGAGGTGGAGGTGCTGTTGACAGGTCTGGTATTCATTCACCTGCTGCTTTTCAGTCCTGGCCCggcttctagaatgttctagtCTCTCCATATCCCTCCCAGCATCTCCCAGCAGCCAAGTCAGTCTCACACTCAGGGAAAACGAGAACGACAGGATCCGAAGGGCTCCTCCAGGTTATAGGAACACGAGGGCCAAGTGGCACTGCACGGAATTCAGATCTTACCCATGCCACTTCTTGGCTGTGTGACCCGGTAGAAAGCATTTCTCCTTGGGTTTGACCGTCCAGCCCTGGCTGGCGTGGAACTCATGCAAACCGGACAGGCCTCCAACTTGtggccatcttcctgcctctgcctcctggttgccgaggttacaggtgtgcatcaccacacccagttttgcCTTTTTGTTTAGACTAACTGGATACTTATTATTAACCTAAAAGTTAAACAATCCCCAGGTTCTAGAGCATAAGGTACTCCTAAGGTCCTCCCACAGTCTGCCACGCGACATCTGCCCTCgggtggggcaggaggaggggtCCCTGACTTAGGATCCCGTTACTCGGGTGTCTTTCTTCTCTAACCACGGCCTCTTTCTCTTCAGGTGTGCAAGCCATGCTCCCTCGCCACTCctgttctctcctccttttcctcttcctcctccccagcgTCCCCATGgagccccaccccccatcctccACCCTGCCCCCATTTCTGGCCCCTGAGTGGGACCTCTTGTCTCCCCGAGTGGCCCTGTCAAGGGGCGCCCCTGCCGggccccctctcctcttcctgctggaGGCCGGGGCCTATGGAGAGCCGGCAGGGGCCCCAGCCAACCGCAGCCGGCGCGGGGTGAGTGAGACGGCACCCGCAAGCCGCCGGGGTGAGCTGGCAGTGTGCGACGCAGTGAGTGGCTGGGTGACCGACCGGCGGACAGCTGTGGACTTGCGTGGGCGCGAAGTGGAGGTGCTGGGCGAGGTGCCTGCGGCAGGTGGCAGTCCCCTGCGTCAGTACTTCTTCGAGACGCGCTGCAAGGCCGAAAGCGCTGGGGAAGGTGGCCCAGGTGTGGGCGGAGGGGGTTGTCGCGGCGTGGATCGGAGGCACTGGCTCTCAGAATGCAAGGCTAAGCAGTCCTATGTGCGGGCGTTGACTGCAGATTCCCAGGGCCGCGTAGGCTGGCGCTGGATTCGGATCGACACAGCTTGCGTCTGCACGCTCCTCAGCCGAACAGGCCGAGCCTGAGGTCCAGGCTTGGGAACTGCCCAAGTTGAGGAAAAAAAAGTTGAGGaatacaaaaaacccaaaagacaaaGCTGGATGCTGAAAGGACCACAGGGGTGGCCTGGCTGCTCTACCGTGCCTTATGACTGGGAACTGGAATAACCAAAGAATCAAATCTCTCTCAAATCTCAGTCCGTGTGGAATGTATGGTGAAACCAAATGAGGTTTCAAGTGATGAATAGGAGTTCTCCCGGAGGAACTTGACCTTAATAACAATAGCCGATGTTTACTAGCTCCTGTTTATCAGACCTAATATATGACTTTGGCAACCATTTTAACATCAGAGGACCCTGGCTCACCCTGGCAAAAGGGGCAAAGAAAGAACGCCTGAAAAGGGATGCATGCGCTGGAGCTTGGCCTCCATCAGTAATCTGTTTCTGGTTGCCTGGCGCACACACACAGTCCTGGGCTCAATCCTGAACATCATAAACCATGCACGGTGGTACTCATCTGCAGGtacaggcaggtagatcatggccatccttagctacatagggaggttgaagccagccttgtctgtATGAGAATctatcttaataaaataaaaggcctGGGACTGCGTGTTGTGGtttgtgcctgtaatcctaataCTTAAGAGGCTGCAGACAGATTGCCTGGAggtccagggcagcctgggctacatacttaAACTGCTCTGTCTGGGGCGAGGGCAAATGGGTCAGATGGGAAAACAATGGAAGCAACTGGCCCCGGAACCTTAAGGATGGGATCAGGGAAAGGCCTAGGTTCACCAGAGAAGTCTGACCTGGCCAAGGCACACAAGCATGGCCCAGGAATACAAGCATCCTGCTTTGAGCAGTGAACCCGACCACCCAGGGAGTGCAAGCCAGCATGGATACCTCCCATCCAGCATGGCCCGAGTCTTTTTGTGTTCAGCTCtgatttggagacagagtctcctcATGCAACTCATTGAAGGGTAGACTttgaactttttccttttttccaagacagatttctctgtgtatccttggctgtcctggaactcactctgtagaccaggctggcctcgactccctaatgctggcattaaaggcatacatcaccactGTGTGGCTCCGCCTTGAATTTAtcttctgcttttgcctcccaagtgctggcattaaaatgtattatgcagtcagtgctggggatggaattcagCTTCCTGCGTGCTGGGCTGGAGCTCCCTCATCTgaaccacaccccacccccacccccacctttccAATGCTTTGGGACACATTCTCACCAAGCTCAGGCTGGCTTAAAACTGGACCAttgctgaggatgaccttaaacttttctctttttaaaaaagtcttcaattttatgtgtattgagtgtttttgcctgcatgtacgggTGGGGGGATCTTCATGCATGGGTGTCTGCAGCCCCTACAAAAATATTGAGCTCCCTTGGgcctggagttaaagatggtcgTGAGACAccaggtgggggctgggaactgctGACCCATTTTCTCCAACCTTaatctcttgagtgctgggatcacaggtgtgtgcgaTCCCACCTGGGAGACCGGCTCTCGagagtagatcaggctggactcatGACTCCCAAGCATCAGCCTCCTTAGTGTTGGAGAAACAGGCATATGTCACCCCAGGAGAGTGTGTAAAAGCCAGCTTCTCCCACCCTGCGTGAGCCTGGACCGCTTGCCAGGCAGAATCCACCCCTGATGCTCCCAGGGTGGCCCTCTTCCCACCCTCTAGCCACCTCCCACTCTCTCTGACTTCCCAACTCTTTTCTGAGTGAGGAGcccatgccccctcccctcccccatttttctAAGTGCTTCCTGGTGtatttcttttcctcagtctccccAGCCCCCCATACCCAGGTGGAAGTTTTCAACCAAATGAAAGGCAGGCAGGACTGGGGACGCTCAGCCTTCATGGAAAAGAGCTGTCTGGAAACTGTTACCCGGAGGTGGGCAGGCCTGGCAATGAGAGAGCCAGGGACCCTCTGGGAAAGGGGCGTTTAGTTCCTGtcagcctgtctctgtgtctgctgtATTCCCTCACCTCAcctcctgtttcctttctcctctgttgGGAGTCTCCACCCTTCCctacttttctgtttcctctccgaTCCTCCTCTCTAAAAGTCCTAGTTGGGGGTTCCCCTAGCCCTCCACACGCCATTGGCTGGGTTCAGAGTGGGCAGGTTCTGTTACCAGGGGCAACGGTCACAACAAGCCGGTTTCTTGGCTTCCCAGAGAAGGTGAGGACCATGGCAGGTCGGACCCTAGCTCTTCGATATGGGCCCCCTTGGTCCCCCATTTCTGAAACTGAGGTACTTGGAACCTGGCCCAACTGGCATCTCACCAGCAGCGGGGTTGCCCACCACTGGATCCCACCGGAGTCCTTTCCTCTGCCTACTCTCCAGGTGAGAGGGTGGAGGGTGAGATAGGGAAAGGGGGCAGTTCATTTAGGTTCCTGTCTGAAGGTGGAGGGGTCTGGAAGCCTGGATAccaggagttggaggaaggaaaggagatggTTTCCTGGGTCTTTTGGCTGATCTACGCGCCTTCTCCTCAGTCTATGGTCAAGGCACCCCTGCCTGCAGTCTCGAAGCAGGACTCACACATCTGGGCTTTCGACAAAGTCATCAGCAGATGGGAAACCACCTCACACTCCGCATACACCCCCAAGACACACGGTGGCCCCTGTGCTCAGCCCAAGGCACCAGAGCATGAGGACCCCAGGCGGACACTTGGCATCAAGTCTTTGGCAGAAAGGGTAGGGTTCTGGGATCCAGAAATCTGGGGGTGAGAAGGTTGGACATTGGAGCCCCTGCTCCCTTGAATCTTTGGGCTCCCTTCTTGTAGCTAAGAAGACATGAGGGACGGGGTGTCCCCCTGAACACAAAATGCCAGATCAGCGAGACGAAGGCACAGTACAAGGGCTGGCCAGATGTGGATCAGAGTGCCCCCCTCTTTGCGGAGCCCCAGCCCCCAGAGCTCGCTGACCACCATCGTGGGGGACCTTCTCAGGTAGAGCCAGCTACACCCGCACCGTGGTGGGAAGGTACACGGGCACCGCAGGAAGGAGCTTGGGCTGTCTAGGTTAGGGTGGAGACAGCCTCTGGGCTGGAGGAAGCTTGCATTCTACCGGGTATGGTATGGAAGTGGGGGTCAGGGTACTGAGTCTTGaactgtggggagagagagagctggaaggTCCGGAAGTTGCCTCTTGGGGCTGTGGGCTGCTGGTGCAGTGAGCTAAGCTAGTTAGGTACTTGCTCCCCAGAGCTGCACTACAATACTCTGAGACGTTTGGGTTAGCAGATGGTAGGTTTACTCAGCAAGAAGCCGTCAGGTGGGATTGTCATCCAAGATTACTTAATATCCAGAGTCAGGGTAACTGTtttgactgggggggggggggacggactAGAAAGGAGTGTGGCTGCAGCCAGTTTGGTTTCTTGGCCACTAAGTGTTTGGACAGGGTGCAGGCActaaggaggaggtggaggtggggaagggCTTTGAACAGGGTACATCCACAGTCTTTCTTGCTCACTACCTTTCCTAATATTTCTCAGGCCCTCATCCCCTGGACGAGGAACCCCGAGATGGCTGGTCAACCCTTCACAGTGAACAAGATGGGCATCCTGGATCGGCTTCAACCCTATCAGAGCATTGCTGCAAGTGACTTCACAAGGTGAGCCTGTGCCCAGCAGGCGCTGGTGAGTAAACCCCTCTCCTTGGGAGTTCCAGCTGTGTATGCAGAAACCACAGAACTGACCCAAGCTGAACTCTTCAGCTCCTCAGAGCCTCTTCCAAGGCAGCAACAAACCAGTTCTAGACCCTTGAGTCCCCTGGAATCTGAACTCTGCTGCACTTGGACCTCCTCACCTGCTGCCCCGCCCACAGGAACGTGTCTGGATATCCCCACCAGAAACCGGTGATTGGCCTGAGCTGGCCGAGGAAGGCATCCCACCACCCGGAGCGGGCAAGTTTACCGAGGGTGCGCCCAGCCCGGCCACGCCCATCGCAACCAGTGCGGGAGTCCTATGGACCCTTGGTGCACCCGCTCTGTGGAATGGACCGATTTTGCCCAGTACATGCACCGTGGGGCGGCCCCCATCAGAAGCCAGTGCTGGGCCTCTACAGTGTACCCAAGGCCTACTGCACTGAGAATTCCCGCTATGGGAGTGCCAGGGCAGAGCTGCTGTGAGCCCGTGAAGCCCACCCACCACGCAAACTCCATCATTGGACTTGTGGGCGGGACAACCCAGACACACCCCTTACTTCCAGAGTTCCTCCAGGCGGAATTTACTGATCAAGAAGTTTTATAGCTGAAGCCACACCTATTTTTGGACCCAATCCAGGCATCCTGATTAGGGGCTGGGAGACAGGTGGTGCTCCACCTCTGGTTGGATTGAAAGCAAATTTGGAGGCCCACTCGTCAGAACCTAGGGTTGAAGCTGTGCCCTCCTATTTAGTTGTACCCAACCATCAGAGTGGGTCTGATGGACGTTTACTCCAGCGATCTGGGGGTTCAGCGAGCAGCCTGCAGTGGCCTCCCCTTTACCTTGTTTCCCGTGCTTCCAATGTCAGCTAAGCCCAGACACCTGGGCCGAGTGTGAGGCCAGTTCACTGGGACAACTGGAGCTAGTCCCTGGCTCCCCTGACCTTGTCTGTGTCTCGCCCCCAGAGATTAGTGTCAGGTTACCCAAGCCTGTAGCCACCACTTAGTGGCCTTGCCACCCCCACAACCCGCAGGTATAAAGCCAGGTGCCCAAGGTAGGGAAGGTATCAAGAATGGAGAGGCTTCAGGTAAGATGGTAGGGTCCAGGgttcttcccagtcccaccaaACCCATGGATGGACAGCCTTGTGACCTGGggttggaggagggagaggaggaggtctCCTAGCTGGTGGACTTCAAACAGGAGAGAAACAGATTTGGCCGGTGATGGGTCTTGAAGGAcagtttctgttttattctgagTGGGTGCAGAACCTGGGATGGAAAAACCAGGTCAGGGGTAGAGTGAGACACTGGCTATGTCCCAGgggctgctgctgtggctgctgctgagcCCATGTGTGGTGTGGGCCTCCAGGGGCCCCCTTCGGCCACTGTGCCGGCCTGTCAACGCAACCCTGGCCGCAGAGAATGAGTTCTGTCCAGTCTGCATCACCTTCACCACCAGCATCTGTGCCGGCTACTGTCCTAGCATGGTGAGCTGACCAAATGGGGTGGGGTACAGCGAGACGGCTCCTGGGCAGGGACCATAGCTACTGTGGGGGTCTGAAGGGCCAGGTGGGCATTCCACCTAGAACAGGGCCGGGGCAGGGACACTCAGAAGAGGGCTTTTTCCACTCCGCACTCAGGTCCGAGTACTGCCGGCTGCCTTGCCTCCTGTGCCTCAGCCAGTGTGCACCTACCGGGAGCTGCGCTTCGCATCTGTCCACCTCCCTGGCTGCCCACCCGGTGTAGACCCCATAGTCTCCTTTCCTGTAGCCCTCAGCTGCCGCTGTGGGCCCTGCCGGCTCAGTAGCTCTGACTGTGGGGGTCCCAGGACTCAACCAATGGCCTGTgacctcccccacctccctggcctccttctcctctgaggccCACCCCTTCACTACCAGCAGGTGTTCtaaccacccctccccctctccctcccaataAAGGCTTTCCAACTGCGCTCCAATGTCCTTTCGTAGGCTCTGAGGACACAGCAGAGGTCcagttttcaataattttatataaagtcACAGTGTTAGAACTTGTAGAAAATGGGGTGGGAAGGGCTGGGGTGCCAGGTCAGCTCAGGAGGTGTCCATTGTTTCGCCTTCTGCAGAGAGAGGGAGCCAGGGTGAGTGAGCCGGGCACTCCCGCGCAGCCCTCTCCCACAGCGCGAGCCGGGCAGCCGGGGGATACTCACTGAGCTCATTGAAGAGGAAGGCGTCTTGGTACTCCTTCATATACTGTGTGGAGCGGGATTCATCCAGGAAGAGGGAGTATACACGCTTAATGTCATCGACCTGCACCTCGGTGCCCTGAGAGCCGGTGGGACTCAGATCAGATCAGCAGgggccaccccacccccagctttttCCTCAAAAATAGCTGGGTTCTTAGTCCCCACTCAGTACCCATGGCCCACGGGCCACCCCAGGGCCATCCCTCATTCCTCCAGGCTAATCTGCTGGCTGACCTTTCGTTTCCGGCACACCAGGCTGGCCGCCGTGATGAGCTGGATGGCGTAGCGCAGGGAGGTCTCGAGCCCAATGCGGGTCAGCACTGTGTAGGCATCCTCGCTCATCTCCACGTCTTCCTCCTCACAGCTGTGGGCAGGCAGGAACGGCGTATTACCCCACCCATTCCATAGTACAAACGGACACTGGGGTCTCACAACCACAGATGACGAGGCTAAAAGCCAAGGCACAGGGAGGGCCTCCCCACCACCAGCTCCCCACTGCTGAGGCCTGGGTGAAGGCCGCACCGGATGCGCAGAATCTGCTTGGTATCCTTCTCACTGTACGGTGACGTTGACACAATGAGCAAGCGGTCCAGCAGGTCGATGGGGATGCCGTGGGGACTCTGGTAGCTGGTGCCTCGGATCCTGGGGGTCAGGGAAGACTGTTAGTGGATGTTTCAGGAAAACATACACATCACCACAGCCCACTTGGGAACTCAGAAAGTTTGGACTCTGCCCGCACTTATATTCATGCTTGAAAGTATCACCTCCCCCACAttcacacaacaacaacaaagatgtcATGCTAAGAACACACAGGGTGATGTGCTTGATGAAGCCCAGGAGCCACCATCAAAGGGAGTTTGGCACCCCACACTTGGGTTTGTGCGCTCTCTTAATCTGGGTCTcatgtatgtagctcaggctagcctagaactcaaactcctcctgtctcagcctacACAACACTAGGACTATGCAACCATAGCGACATGCCCTGTGTTCACAGCATCTTTAGGTGAATACTTGTGGGCTGTGACGATTGAGTGGCGGAGTCTGAGTGACGAATTGATCATAGCAGTTTGTAACATATTTAGTAGATAGCCCTGTGCTCAGCACAGGGTCTGCCCAGGACTGTGAGGGCCACACTGTGTGAGGGCCACATTGGAGGCAAGCCCAGCAAGACAATCCATTTACCTTGAGGCCACCCACCATCAACCCCTGGCCCAGAACGCGCTTCCCCAGAGACCTCTCAAGCTGCTCACTCACCTGGTGATCCCTCGGTTGGTGGCCATGATGAGGACAGGCGCCATGTCGCTCTCCAGGGCCCGGTTGAggaaagagaaactctcaatGTCCAGCATGTGGACCTCGTCGATGAACAGCACCTGGAAGCCATGAGGACCCAGGTCAAGGTCCCCTCCACCCGATGCCCCAGGTCTAAACACGCCCATCTGGGCTGGCGCCACTCACCCCAGGGATGATCTCTGCCTtgccctcctctctccactcagCCACCTTGGCATTGATCTGTTCTCGGACTTCTGACTTGATCTCCCCTGTGTCTCCTACCAGAGACAGGGGGTGTCAGAGTTAGAGACTGGGTCCAGGACCAacccagagaaagaggaacactgggGAGGAGGGCTCTGGGCTGCAGCAGCAGGGCAGAAAGGACAGAGATAGAGACCCAAGGGAGGACTTGAGGGCAGTGCAGGGAAGGACACACTCAGACAGAGAACGCAAGGCAAGCAGCAGGTCTGTTAAGAAAAGGGCAGAAAAGCTAGGA
Encoded here:
- the LOC110299308 gene encoding lutropin subunit beta, giving the protein MSQGLLLWLLLSPCVVWASRGPLRPLCRPVNATLAAENEFCPVCITFTTSICAGYCPSMVRVLPAALPPVPQPVCTYRELRFASVHLPGCPPGVDPIVSFPVALSCRCGPCRLSSSDCGGPRTQPMACDLPHLPGLLLL
- the Ntf4 gene encoding neurotrophin-4; translation: MLPRHSCSLLLFLFLLPSVPMEPHPPSSTLPPFLAPEWDLLSPRVALSRGAPAGPPLLFLLEAGAYGEPAGAPANRSRRGVSETAPASRRGELAVCDAVSGWVTDRRTAVDLRGREVEVLGEVPAAGGSPLRQYFFETRCKAESAGEGGPGVGGGGCRGVDRRHWLSECKAKQSYVRALTADSQGRVGWRWIRIDTACVCTLLSRTGRA
- the LOC110299307 gene encoding uncharacterized protein LOC110299307; its protein translation is MAGRTLALRYGPPWSPISETEVLGTWPNWHLTSSGVAHHWIPPESFPLPTLQSMVKAPLPAVSKQDSHIWAFDKVISRWETTSHSAYTPKTHGGPCAQPKAPEHEDPRRTLGIKSLAERLRRHEGRGVPLNTKCQISETKAQYKGWPDVDQSAPLFAEPQPPELADHHRGGPSQALIPWTRNPEMAGQPFTVNKMGILDRLQPYQSIAASDFTRNVSGYPHQKPVIGLSWPRKASHHPERASLPRVRPARPRPSQPVRESYGPLVHPLCGMDRFCPVHAPWGGPHQKPVLGLYSVPKAYCTENSRYGSARAELL